From one Musa acuminata AAA Group cultivar baxijiao chromosome BXJ2-6, Cavendish_Baxijiao_AAA, whole genome shotgun sequence genomic stretch:
- the LOC135615917 gene encoding uncharacterized protein LOC135615917, with amino-acid sequence MLRFRNFFCRSKLVATLIWISVSVLVYLAFRISLESSDPSRALVTSSDSESRMSILERRKILYDKMAKDLDEHGAAFLKHGETSQSLSISDLFEQKNDSVTPVLKMADPPVRATVLHLNSEHSIPISEAVREIFLPYFNGVIWFQNVSIYHSSMFHASHHITPVTATDDEIEDEANTVRGVAEVLCPLKIVLDRVVLTSTGVLLGCWQVTSGTDPAVIRAKLRDALPRAPKKQLYDSVLLHTSFARLLGRPKILLEKLETPSNQLQLFHELVSQLNKKLQGFEATMSELWFVEEYDVLALALNGRMKTRRFPLSCTGN; translated from the exons ATGTTGAGGTTCCGAAATTTCTTCTGCCGATCGAAGCTCGTCGCCACCCTTATCTGGATCTCCGTTTCCGTCCTTGTCTACCTCGCGTTTCGAATCTCCCTGGAGAGCTCCGATCCCTCCCGGGCGCTCGTCACATCCTCCGATTCCG AGTCTAGGATGTCGATCTTGGAGCGGCGGAAGATTTTGTATGATAAGATGGCTAAGGACTTGGATGAGCACGGCGCAGCATTCTTGAAGCACGGAGAGACTTCACAGTCACTGTCAATTTCAGATCTATTTGAGCAGAAAAATGATTCTGTTACTCCGGTGCTGAAG ATGGCGGACCCTCCTGTTCGGGCAACGGTGCTTCACTTGAACAGTGAACACTCAATACCAATTTC GGAAGCAGTTAGAGAGATATTTCTTCCCTATTTTAACGGAG TTATCTGGTTTCAAAATGTGAGCATATACCACTCGAGCATGTTTCACGCATCCCATCATATCACACCTGTAACTGCAACCGATGATGAG ATTGAAGATGAGGCAAACACTGTAAGAGGTGTTGCAGAAGTTCTGTGCCCTCTGAAAATTGTCTTGGATAGAGTCGTGTTGACATCGACAGGTGTGCTACTGGGATGCTGGCAG GTGACCTCTGGTACTGATCCCGCTGTTATTCGGGCTAAACTGAGAGACGCCCTTCCACGTGCACCTAAAAAGCAACTG TATGATTCCGTTCTACTTCATACTTCATTTGCAAGACTTCTTGGACGTCCTAAAATCTTATTGGAG AAGCTGGAAACACCTTCTAATCAACTCCAGTTGTTTCATGAGCTTGTTTCGCAGCTTAACAAGAAGCTTCAAGGTTTTGAG GCGACCATGTCCGAGCTCTGGTTTGTGGAAGAATATGATGTGCTGGCACTGGCATTGAATGGAAGAATGAAGACAAGGAGATTTCCTCTTAGTTGCACAGGAAATTAA